The genomic stretch GACGACCCATCTGCCTCACCAGCGGTGGTACGCGGGATGCCCCGGCTTTACCGCCACGAAGGTTCCACGGCACGTGGCGCACACCTCACCGTCAGCCAACAGTTCAGCCTCGGTCGTGGCCCTGTCTTCGGTCGCATCCACCACGCGTGCCACAAGACGGATCGAGCCGTCT from Candidatus Neomarinimicrobiota bacterium encodes the following:
- a CDS encoding PaaI family thioesterase, which produces DGSIRLVARVVDATEDRATTEAELLADGEVCATCRGTFVAVKPGHPAYHRW